The Aspergillus flavus chromosome 2, complete sequence region TGTACTATACTCTGCTACCTAatacttctcttctttcatggCCTTTAAGCTTAACCCTAGTCACGCCGTAGTCGAACTTAACAAGACTACGATAAGACTCAAAATGAAGGTAACGGAAGGCTTTTTCATGATCGAATTCATGTTATACGGGATATCTTGATCTATGTACTCACAAACAGATCGCCGACAATCTATAACCCATTGATGCCATCCTTGAACTGCCGAAGGTCGTATTCTTCAGGATATGTTTCAAGGATCCGCTTCAACTCTTTCATCTGCTCCTGCGCTTCCTCCGTCAACTCCTCGTACACACCCTCGAAGGCCTCCCGGAGAGGCGGCTTCTTCTCACGCTCCGCCTCTCCAAACTCTTTCAAAACCTCTTTCCGAAGCTGCTCGCGCGTAGTACGCTCCGTATCTTCGTCCCACAACCCTTCGTTCTCAAGCCACTTCCGCAGCCGGATAATGGGGTTATCGCGCCGTTTCCAGTCTTCCACCTCTACCCGGGCACGGTACGCGAAGCTATCATCACTCGTACTGTGATGCGAAACACGGTAGCTCATTGCTTCTATAAGCACAGGCTTCCCGCCATCGGAGAGCGCAATGCGTCGTGCTTCGCGCATGGCTTCATAGACGGCGAAGATGTCATTTCCGTCCACACGGATCGTGTCAATGCCGTATCCTACTCCTCGGCTGGCGATGCCGTCACCCCGGTATTGTTCCAGTGTGGGTGTGGAGATGGCATATCCATTATTGCGACAGATGAAGACCACGGGACATGACCGTGTTGCGGCAATGTTGAGGCCGGCGTGGAAGTCACCCTCACTGGCGGCGCCTTCGCCGAAGTAGCAGGCCACGATGCGTGGTGGTGTGTCGGGGTTTTGAAGAGATTCTAATTTGAGGGCGTAGGCTGCGCCAGATGCTTGGGGGATTTGAGTTGCGAGAGGTGAGGAGATGGTGTGCTAGCGGATGTTAGTTTTTTACTTGTGACTTTGCACCATGTGGTAGGTTAGGATGTATAAGCTTGCCATACTCACCATACGAGGGTAGTTGGAGCCATAATGCACCGGCATGTTACGTCCCCTGCCGTTGTCATGGCAGTTCGCAAATAGCTGGCTCATGAAATCCTTCAAAGTGAAACCCCGTTGCTGAAAGACGCCTGTTTCGCGATATTGCGCGAATACCACGTCGTCGGGTGTTAATGCGGCTGCGGATCCGACGCTGATACCTTCTTCTCCGGCAGACACCTTTGTGGAGAAAGCGTTAGTTCGGTGCGTTCGTCTATTGGACTGAAACTTGGGGCTACATACCATGTAGAAGCTCAGACGGCCCTGTCTTTGAGCCTCGAACATAATCACGTCCATCACACTCACTATGAGATATCAATAACAATTCATGATGCAGATAGGGGCTGAGAAAACCCACCAGTCAACATATTCTTGTACCATGTTAAGATCTCCTCGTTTGATACTCCAGAGGGCTTCCGGTTCTTGTCCAACAACACACCATCGGAATCCATGACACGGTATGTAGGGATATTGGTCGTTTCGGAGGGATTGATGAACGTCATGTCGGTGGTGAATTTACTGTTCACAGCGCCAGGAAATCGGACCCTGGAAGTTCATATTTATCAGCACCGATTGCCCTTTGTACGGAATTCCCAGTGACTGCAAAGAGGGGATATGTTTATGAGCTTCACATACCGGTCCGAGCCTGGCCGCTGAGAGATAGAACTACTCCATCGTTGAGGAATCCTGGACAAAGCTCTCGGATTGCGAGATATGCGCCTCAGAAGATGTGCAGACATTGCGAGAATGGTCTGAGAAGGTAATTGTTGAGAGAACCTCAGTTGAAGAGGGATATGGGGTATTTCCTGGGGTCATTGATCTTAAGGCATCTTTCTGGGGAATGCGGAGGAAGCGGTTGGCTTCGGCCCAGGACGTCATGCCGAACCGTGTTTAGCCGATCGGTTTCTTTGATTTGATCTTGTTTGTTCATTTTGTTCTGTTTGCCCTATATAATGTCACATGATCTCATCGATGTTTACTTTCAATGGCATTCATTCATTGTCTCAGTCGATTCTTGCATGTAGAATTGTCAGGTTCTGGTTCAGAGACGATTATGGGTCGGTTCTGAGAAGGGGACGGATATCTTGCCCGACGACGATTACGAGTTAGTTTCCATCGATTCCACCTGTACGATTGGTCTCGACTCCAATATATATGTGTGCTGGACTCCACTCCGGAGAACTACTTGAACGGGCTGAACCGTTTCCGGACGGCTTCGGCGTCCTATACCATCCAAGTTCATCATCCGATCACCTCACCGGTAACGAGAAACCTGTTGGGATCCTTTGAGAAATGCAAGCCGACccggaagaaaagagacgTTCATCTCCGGACGGCAACCTCCAAGCATCCCTCGACCGCCGATCAGTTTCCCCGCCGCAAGTGAGGGACTCCGCAGCCTTCCTATTCGCATCTCATTGGAAGGACTCCATGCAGCGATCGTGCTACTGTGGATACAAGCATTCTGTCCCCAAACCCCACTCATGatactttccctttttcaACACGGTTTGGCTTCCGTCTACTCTATGCCGTGACCCGAATCGTGGGAGGAGATATTAGAGTCCTGCATGACGGCTGGTAGAAATCTAGTGACTGAAATGATACTTAGCGAAGTATAAAACGGACCTGTTTCCCCTCAAACGGTCGTCTTTCCTAACTAGGATCCAACGCAAACCTGGTAGCAACCCCGCAGTCTCACAAATGCGGTTCACAGCGACGGCCGCGGCCCTGGTGGCATCCAGCATACCTGCTACACTGGGACAGCATGTCAGGGATCTTAGTAATGAGAAGTGGACTCTTAGTAGCGATGCCTTGAATCATACAGTACCCGGAAATCTTCCATCCCACGCCCATTTGGACCTGCTGAAGGCCGGTGTAATTGGTGAGTTACTTTATCTAAAATGACATACATGCATCTAACATGCACTGCAGATGACCCGTAAGTGATGGTGAAGCTTCGTCGGCATAGGTTGTTTTGATTAACTGGTCTGGCTCAGGTATCATGGACTGAATGACTTCAACCTTCGGTGGATTCCAGAGTCTAATTGGACCTACACCACTGATAAAATCAAGGATTTGTGAGTAAATATTATGTTTAATAGACGCTCGCTCCTGTTAATCCATATTCCAATAGACTAAAGGATGCCGAGTCTACCTGGCTTGTTTTTGATGGACTGGATACTTTTGCAACAGTCGAGTTCTGCGGGAAATACGTTGCTTCAACTAATAACCAATACCGCCAATATTCTTTCGATGTCTCTCAAATCCTGGAGGGCTGCAATGAGGATCCCATCTTGAAGATCGACTTTGGTAGTGCGCCAAACATCGTGAATGCAATTGCTGAGGATCGTAACTCACCAGGTTCGGGCACCAAATATGTTTGCCTGCCTTTTACACAGTACTAACCTACTCTTCTAGTATGGCCCGATGGAATACAACAGACTTACGAATATCCGAACCGGTGGTTCATGCGTAAGGAACAGTCGGATTTCGGCTGGGACTGGGGTCCTGCATTTGCTCCAGCTGGACCTTGGAAGCCTGCTTATATCGTGCAACTACCAAAGGCGCAAAATATCCATGTCTTGAATACAGACTTAGACATCTATCGGAAAGGACAGATCAACCATCTTCCTCCGGACCAAAGTCAGCCATGGGTCGTGAATGCTAGCATTGACTTTGTTGGCTCCCTCCCACCCAATCCGTCTATGTCTATTGAATTCAAAGACACTAAGTCCGGCGAGATTCTCACATCAAAGCGGATAGGCAATGTGACCGTATCTGGAAATTCCGTTACTGGTGTTACTGTTCTTGGGGGAGTGACTCCGAAGCTCTGGTGGCCACTGGGCCTTGGTGACCAGAATCTCTACAACATAACTGTCACTGTTACTGGTCATCAGAACCAAACCTTGGCCCATGTCACCAAGAGAACAGGCTTCCGCACGATTTTCCTCAATCAACGAAACATCACAGATGCCCAGCTTGCCCAAGGCATCGCCCCAGGTGCCAACTGGCATTTTGAAGTCAACGGACACGAATTCTACGCCAAAGGATCGAACATTATTCCTCCAGACGCTTTTTGGCCACGGGTTACAGAGGCGAGAATGGCCCGATTGTTCGATGCCGTTGTTGCTGGAAACCAGAATATGCTCCGTGTTTGGTCGTCTGGCATATATCTCCACGATTTCATTTACGACTTGGCTGATGAGCGAGGCATTCTTTTATGGAGCGAGTTCGAATTTAGCGACGCTTTGTATCCTGTAGATGATGCGTTCTTAGACAACATTGCCGCTGAAGTTGTGTACAATGTTCGTCGTGTCAACCACCATCCTTCGTTGGCATTATGGGCAGGTGGAAATGAGATTGAGTCACTGATGCTTCCAACGGTCGAAAGGAAGGCTCCTGAAGAGTATGCGAAGTATGTTGGGGAATATGAGAAGCTATATATCAGTCTCATCCTGCCTTTGGTTTACCAAAACACCCGGTCCATTACATACAGCCCTAGCAGCACAACAGAAGGCTATCTCGACGTCGACTTGTCTGCTCCCGTGCCTATGGTGGAACGATATCACAATACTACACCTGGATCCTACTACGGCGACACCGACTTTTACAACTATGACAGCAGCGTCTCTTTCAACTCTCATGTCTACCCAGTAGGTCGCTTCGCCAATGAATTCGGATACCACAGCATGCCTAGCCTGCAAACCTGGCAGCAAGCCGTTGACCCCGAAGACCTCCATTTCAACAGCACCACTGTCATGCTCCGGAATCACCACTACCCAGCCGGCGGTACCTTCACCGACAACTTCCACAATACATCTCTAGGCATGGGCGAAATGACAATCGCAGTGCAGCGGTACTACCCTATTCCCAACAAACTGGACTCCGTCGCCAACTTCAGCGCCTGGTGTCACGCAACCCAACTCTTCCAGGCCGACATGTACAAATCCGAAATCCAGTTCTACCGCCGTGGCAGCGGAATGCCCGAGCGACAGCTCGGCTCCCTCTACTGGCAACTGGAAGATATTTGGCAAGCGCCATCATGGGCCGGCATCGAATACGGCGGACGATGGAAAGTCCTCCATTACGTCTCCAGAGACATCTACCAACGCATCATCGTCTCCCCATTCTGGAACTACACCACAGGTGACCTTGACCTCTACGTAACGTCAGATCTGTGGGAATCAGCAAAGGGCAAGGTTAACCTGACCTGGCTGGACTTGTCAGGCACGCCTCTTCCCCACAATGCAGGTACACCAGGTTCTGTTCCCTTCAACGTCGGAGCGCTCAATACCACCAAGATATACAGCACCAACATAAAGAATCTTACACTCCCCAATCCCAAGGATGCCATCCTTGTTCTCTCCTTGTCGGGCGAGGGACATCTCCCCAACTCGGACAAGAAAACGACATTCACCCATCAGAACCACTTCACACCGGTTTTCCCCAAGGACCTGGCTCTGGTGGATCCCGGGCTTGAACTGTCGTATAATACTAAGTCAAAGACTTTCACCGTAGAGGCTAAATCGG contains the following coding sequences:
- a CDS encoding branched chain alpha-keto acid dehydrogenase complex, alpha subunit (2-oxoisovalerate dehydrogenase complex alpha subunit, putative) encodes the protein MSAHLLRRISRNPRALSRIPQRWSSSISQRPGSDRVRFPGAVNSKFTTDMTFINPSETTNIPTYRVMDSDGVLLDKNRKPSGVSNEEILTWYKNMLTVSVMDVIMFEAQRQGRLSFYMVSAGEEGISVGSAAALTPDDVVFAQYRETGVFQQRGFTLKDFMSQLFANCHDNGRGRNMPVHYGSNYPRMHTISSPLATQIPQASGAAYALKLESLQNPDTPPRIVACYFGEGAASEGDFHAGLNIAATRSCPVVFICRNNGYAISTPTLEQYRGDGIASRGVGYGIDTIRVDGNDIFAVYEAMREARRIALSDGGKPVLIEAMSYRVSHHSTSDDSFAYRARVEVEDWKRRDNPIIRLRKWLENEGLWDEDTERTTREQLRKEVLKEFGEAEREKKPPLREAFEGVYEELTEEAQEQMKELKRILETYPEEYDLRQFKDGINGL
- a CDS encoding beta-mannosidase A — encoded protein: MRFTATAAALVASSIPATLGQHVRDLSNEKWTLSSDALNHTVPGNLPSHAHLDLLKAGVIGEYHGLNDFNLRIFEFCGKYVASTNNQYRQYSFDVSQILEGCNEDPILKIDFGSAPNIVNAIAEDRNSPVWPDGIQQTYEYPNRWFMRKEQSDFGWDWGPAFAPAGPWKPAYIVQLPKAQNIHVLNTDLDIYRKGQINHLPPDQSQPWVVNASIDFVGSLPPNPSMSIEFKDTKSGEILTSKRIGNVTVSGNSVTGVTVLGGVTPKLWWPLGLGDQNLYNITVTVTGHQNQTLAHVTKRTGFRTIFLNQRNITDAQLAQGIAPGANWHFEVNGHEFYAKGSNIIPPDAFWPRVTEARMARLFDAVVAGNQNMLRVWSSGIYLHDFIYDLADERGILLWSEFEFSDALYPVDDAFLDNIAAEVVYNVRRVNHHPSLALWAGGNEIESLMLPTVERKAPEEYAKYVGEYEKLYISLILPLVYQNTRSITYSPSSTTEGYLDVDLSAPVPMVERYHNTTPGSYYGDTDFYNYDSSVSFNSHVYPVGRFANEFGYHSMPSLQTWQQAVDPEDLHFNSTTVMLRNHHYPAGGTFTDNFHNTSLGMGEMTIAVQRYYPIPNKLDSVANFSAWCHATQLFQADMYKSEIQFYRRGSGMPERQLGSLYWQLEDIWQAPSWAGIEYGGRWKVLHYVSRDIYQRIIVSPFWNYTTGDLDLYVTSDLWESAKGKVNLTWLDLSGTPLPHNAGTPGSVPFNVGALNTTKIYSTNIKNLTLPNPKDAILVLSLSGEGHLPNSDKKTTFTHQNHFTPVFPKDLALVDPGLELSYNTKSKTFTVEAKSGVSLYTWLDYPADVVGYFDENAFVLLPGQKKEIGFTVQEDNTDGKWNHVELAGIIMVIVSSSKKHALPENLPIVLSGRYFTQDIFLTCLAFWTGITAVTAYSPVLLSQAGYSKIKLNGLTGGLNTIGITGIIISAQIVDRLGRRRCLMLGSAMLFAVEIVAGSIYECSLRHPDKATQYAPGAVAMLFQFNLGHAAPWGTVSFLIPTEIFPSDLRVQGKGFGITGWAIGVGMTTLVNSIMFYSIKSRSYFLLAGLNLLWIPVVYFFYPETCNRSLESIEALLSTPSPFFWDMERSYGLHGDVLVERGGEED